One segment of Pandoraea pnomenusa DNA contains the following:
- a CDS encoding complex I NDUFA9 subunit family protein: MRYNVCVVGGTGFIGGHLVARLVTMGHAVRLPTRRVEASKALGVLPGVELVECDVHDPRALERVIAGSDVVINLVGILHGERGTPYGRAFARAHVELPRKIAQACSDRGIGRLIHMSALGADANGPSMYLRSKGDGETAIRSTGIAATIFRPSVVFGPGDHFLNTFAKLQRRLPIVPLACAHARFQPVFVMDVAQAFAEAIDNDATVGKTYELGGPDIYTLEALVRFAGAACGCERPVVPLPDGAARLQAAFFERLPGEPIITRDNLDSMRVDNVMTGPLAPELGLTPNGLEIAVDYLDGDNWERRLSDYRRYAGR; this comes from the coding sequence ATGCGCTATAACGTTTGTGTCGTCGGTGGCACCGGATTCATCGGTGGCCATCTGGTGGCCCGGCTGGTGACGATGGGGCATGCCGTGCGGCTGCCCACGCGTCGGGTCGAAGCGTCCAAGGCCCTTGGGGTGCTGCCCGGCGTCGAGCTCGTCGAGTGCGACGTGCACGACCCGCGGGCGTTGGAGCGCGTGATCGCGGGCAGCGACGTCGTGATCAACCTCGTAGGCATTCTGCATGGCGAGCGTGGCACGCCCTATGGCCGCGCTTTCGCCCGCGCACACGTGGAGCTGCCGCGCAAGATCGCGCAGGCTTGCAGCGACCGGGGCATCGGGCGCCTCATCCACATGAGCGCGCTGGGCGCCGACGCCAACGGCCCGAGCATGTATCTGCGCTCCAAGGGCGATGGCGAGACTGCGATTCGCTCGACCGGGATTGCCGCCACGATCTTCCGTCCCTCGGTCGTGTTCGGTCCGGGCGACCATTTCCTGAATACCTTCGCGAAGCTGCAACGCCGCCTGCCGATTGTGCCGCTTGCCTGTGCGCACGCGCGCTTCCAGCCGGTCTTCGTGATGGATGTCGCGCAAGCGTTCGCCGAAGCCATCGACAACGACGCCACCGTCGGCAAGACCTATGAACTCGGCGGGCCGGACATCTACACGCTTGAAGCGCTCGTGCGATTCGCCGGTGCGGCATGCGGCTGCGAGCGGCCGGTGGTGCCGCTGCCGGACGGCGCCGCGCGGCTTCAGGCGGCGTTTTTCGAAAGGCTGCCGGGCGAGCCGATCATCACGCGCGACAATCTCGACTCGATGCGTGTCGACAACGTCATGACCGGACCGCTCGCGCCCGAACTGGGGCTCACGCCGAACGGCCTGGAAATCGCTGTCGATTACCTCGACGGCGACAACTGGGAACGGCGTCTGTCCGATTACCGGCGTTACGCCGGGC